In the genome of Natronomonas salina, the window AAGACGAACAGGTTGAACACGTCCCCGGTGAGCGAGACGCCCATCAGCCCGGCCAGCAGCAGCAGGTAGGCGCTGTAGAAGCTGTTCCGCCGCGGGCCGGCCCGCCGGGCGAACCCGAGGACGAGCAGCGCGACGACGGCGATCAGCGCGACGACGCCCGCCGAGAGGCCGTCGGCGGCCAGCTCGATGCCGTACTGCCGGTCGTAGCCGCCGAGCTGGTGGAAGTAGCGCTCGCCGGCGTAGACCCGCCCGACGACCCGGGCGGCGAGGCCGGTCTCGACGAGCGTCGCGAGCAGCGCGACCGGCCACCCGACCTCGTCGAACTTGAGGCCGAACAGCAGCGGCAGCGTCGCCGCGACGATGGGGACGGCGACGAGCAGCGGGAGTTCGAGGTTACTCATCGGCCACCTCCCGGATGGTGTGCTCGTCGAGCGTGCCGTACTCCGAGTAGATGCGGACGATGAGCGCCAGCGCGACCGCGGTGAGGCTGACGCCGACGACGATGGCGGTCAGCACGATGACGTGCGGCAGCGGGCTGACGTACTCGCCGACCGCGCCGCCCGCCGAGGGGACGACGGGGACCTCGGCGCCGGCGACGTACGCCATCGAGATGAAGAACAGGAAGATAGCGCTCTGGAAGAGGTTCAGCCCGATGACCTTCTTCACGAGGTTGGGGCTGGCCACCATCATGTACAGCCCGGTGGCGAACAGCACGGCGAACGTCGCGTAGGCGTACCGGGTGGCCAGGAAGTCCACCTGGAGGACCGGGACCTCCATCATCGGTTCTCACCCCCGGCGTAGCCGGCGGCGGTGAGGAAGAACAGCCCCATGATGACGCCGGCGACGATGGCGGAGACGCCGCCGATCTCGATGGCCTCCATCCCGTACTTCGTGCCGTCGGCGCCGAGCAGCGGCACGAACCGGTCGTACTCGAGGAAGTTACCGCCGAGTCTGAGCGCGGCGAGGCCGACGCCGGCGAAGACGAGCACGCCGCCGGCGGCGAGGCCGGTCACGAGGCCGTTGCCGATCCACTCCCGCGTCGGCCGGGCGCCGAAGGCGAACGCCAGCAGCAGGACGACGACGCCGACGAGCGCGCCGCCCTGGAAGCCGCCGCCCGGCGAGTCGGCGCCGTGGAACGTCATGAAGAGGCCGTACGTGAGGACGAACGGCGTGACGAACCTGACGGTGGTCATGATTATCTCGCTTTCCGTGTACGGGGCGTCGGTATCCGGCTGACTCATATGAATTCCTCCCGCTGCAGGACGACGAGGACGGCGACGCCGGCGGCGAAGACCACCACGGCCTCGCCGAAGGTGTCGAAGCCGCGGTAGGCCGCCAGCACCGCCGTCACGGTGTTGTGCACGTGCGTCTCGTGGTACGATTCCGCGAGGTAGTGGCCGGTCACCTCGGGGTTGCCGGTGACCGGCGTCAGGCCGCCGGCGAAGTTCTCGACGGGCATCGCGCCGACGGTGTACAGCATCACGCCGGCCAGGCCGGCGCAGACGAACGCCGCGGGCCAGTCGACACGCTCGAGGACGCGGTCGGTCGCCGGCCGCGTCGTCTTCGCCATGGTGACCAACAGCAGGACCGTCGTGACGCCGGCGCCGATTGCCGCCTCGGTGATGGCGACGTCCGGCGCGAGCAGGAGCGTGTAGAACAGCGCCATCCCGAGGCTGTAGGCGGCGAAGACGACGATGGCCGCCAGCGTGTCCCGGAGGGCGGCGGTCGCGAGTGCGGTCGCGACGACGAACGCGGCCAGCGCGTACCCGACTGCGCTCATCGTCGCTCGTCCCCCTCCGTCCACGGTTCGACTCCCTCCGCGTACGCGGCGCGGGCGACGGCGTGGGCCGCCGTCGGGTTCGTCACGAAGATGAACACGAGGAGCAACAGCGCCTTGATGACCTCCGTCTCGAAGCCGTAGGCGACGACCACGGCAGCGACGACGAGCCCGGCGCCGAGCGTGTCCGTCTGGGAGGCCGTGTGCGCCCGGGCGTAGACGTCCGGCAGCCGCAGGACGCCGACGGCGGAGACGAACGTGAAGAAGACGCCGCCGGCCAGCAGCGCGACGACGGCCACCTCCTGGACGTTCATATGACGTCACCCCGCTTGACGGTGAACTTGGAGATGGCGACGGCCATCACGAAGTTCAACAGCGCGTAGACGAGCGCGATGTCGAGGAACGACTGGCTGTCCAGCGCGACCGCCAGCACCGCGAGGATGACGACCGTGTTCGTCCCCAGGACGTTGACGGCGATGACGCGGTCCTGCGTCGTCGGGCCCTTGACCGCGCGGTAGAGCACGAGGATGGCGAGGACCGCCAGCGCCGTCGCCGTGGCCAGGAACGCCTCCGTCAGCATCAGTCCTCACCCTCCTGGAGCACTTCGGCATCGTCCCGCTCCTCGGGCGAGGCGACCGGCAGCGAGCCGCGGCCGTAGAAGAGGAACCGCGTGGCCCGCTCCAGTCCCCCGTCGAACAGCCCCTCGCGGGCGCCCGCGAACAGCGAGTGGACGTAGAGGTCCTGGCCCTCCGTCTTGACCGTCAGCGTCCCGGGCGTCAGCGTGATGCTGTTCGCCAGCGTCGTGATCGGCGACGACCCCCACACGACGGCGCGCACCCGGGTCATCCGGGGTTCGATCGGCAGCTTCGGGTGCAGGATGATGTACGTCACCTGGAGGTTCGCGACGACGATCTCGTAGAGGAGGTACGGCACGAACAGCAGGAGCCGCGCCGCGATGCCGAACCAGCGGCGGACCCCCGGGCGGCGCGCGAGCGTGATGCGGTGGAGCGCACCGGCGACCACCGCGGCGGCGAACCCGCCGGTGATCAGTTCGTAGTAGAAGTCGTAGGCCTCGCCGGTCAGGATGGTGAAGCCGCCGAGAAGCTGGTAGAACAGAAAGGAGAGGCCGAACAGCGCGCCGAACTGCAGGGCACCCCCGGCCCGTTCCAGGCGCGGCGCGCGGACCGGCGTCTCGACGGGCGCCTCCTCGACGGCGAGGCCGCGCCGCGCGAGGTCGACCTCCATCGGCCGGAGCAGCGGGACGTTGCCGCCCGGGCTGTACTCGGGGTCGACGACGACCCGTTCGAGGCCGTGCGCGTCGGCGTACTCCGCGATGACGCGCGCGTAGTCGTCCGGGCTGAACAGGTACTCGTCGGCGCCGATGACGGCCGTCTCGACCGACAGGTCGGCGTCGCCGGCGTCCTCGCGGGCCCAGACGTCGACCCGCTCGAGCAGGTCCTCGGTCTCCTCGCGGGCCGGGTCGGAGACGCCGTCGTACTCGTCCCACGCGACCGGCGCCACGAAGTGGACGGCCGGGTCGTCGCCCTCGATGGCCGTCTCGACCGCGTAGGCGACCGTGTTCCGCAGTGAGACCGACTCCCCCACTGGGACGAGCACCGCACCGCCCGGGTCCGTCTCGGAAGCTGGGTCAGACACGGCTTGTCACTATCCCCTATTCGCCCACCACGCATCAAAACGGTTTATCTTCCGGTCCGTCGGGCCGGCCGCCGTCGGGCGGCGCCCCGCGGGATGGAGGCCGGCCGCCGGGAGCGCGCTCCAGGCAAGAACCCTTAACTCGGCGGGCGTCGCAGGCGGTCCCATGACAGAGTCGGCGCGCGCGTTCGTCCCCGGTCACGTGACCGGGTTCTTCAGCGCCCACCCCGACGACGACCCCACGAAGGCCGGCTCCCGGGGCGCCGGCGTCGCCCTGAGCGACGGCGTGACCGTCCGCGTCGAACCCGGCGACGGACTCGAACTCGACGGCGAGTCCGTAGCCGTGGAGCCGGTCGACCGCGTGCTCGAGGCCCTCCGGGTCGACGCCCGCGTCGTCGCCGAGACGGAGGTCCCCGTCGGCGCCGGCTTCGGCGTCTCGGGGGCGCTGGCCCTCGGGACGGCGCTTGCCGCCAACGAGGTCTTCGACCGCGGCCTCTCGGAGAACGAACTCGTCACCGTCGCCCATGGCGCCGAGGTCCAGTCGGGGACCGGCCTCGGCGACGTCGTCGGGCAGGCCCGCGGCGGCTTCCCGGTCCGCCTGGACCCCGGCGCGCCCGCGTACGGGACCATGGACGGCGTCCCCGCCGCCGGCCAGGTGGAGTACCTCTCCTTCGGCGAGCTCTCGACGGAGGAGGTCATCACCGGCGACACCGAGCAGCTGACCCTCGCCGGGAAGCAGTCGCTGTCGACGCTCGTCGCCGACCCGACGCTGGAGACGTTCATGCAGGCCTCCCGCCGGTTCGCCCGGGAGGCCGACCTGCTGACCCCGCGGCTCCGCGAGGCGATACAGGACGTCGCCGACGCGGGCGGCGAGGCGTCGATGGCGATGCTCGGCGAGACGGTCTTCGCGCTCGGGACCGGGCTCTCCGACGCCGGCTACGACGCCGATCGCTGCGACGTCCACCTCGCCGGCGGCCACCTCCGCTGAGGCGAGCCCGGACGAGCCTCCCATACGAGGAGTTCGACTTACCGTTTCTGCCGTTCCGATGCTCCTGCAAGGAACAGGTCGATGGCTCGAACAGTGCCCTTCACGCCGATCGACGAGGCGGTGTACAACCTCGAGCGGAAGTCGATGCCGTGGAACGTCCAGTTCGAGGTCGCGTCGACCGCGTCCATCGACGTCGGGACGCTCCGCGAGGCGGCCCGCGACGCTGCGGCGACCCACCCCCTCGCGCGGGCCAGGCGGCGGCACCACCACGGCTGGGACAGCCAGTACCGCTGGGCGATCCCGGACGAGGTCGACGACGTCCCGGTCCGGACGGTCGCCGTCGACGACGAGGCGGACCTCGCCGCGGCGCGGACCGACTTCTTCGGCGAGCCCTTCGACCTCACCGAACCGGCGCCGCCGTTCCGCCTGCTGGTCGCCCAGGGCGCCGGCGCCGACGGGGGCGACCGGTTGCTCCTGTGCCACAGTCACGTCGCGGCCGACGGCGTCGGGGGACTGCGGTTGCTGCGGTCCATCTGCAGCGCCTACCGCGGCGAGGACCTCGAGCGCGCCGTCGACCTCGAGACCGCCCACGCGGCGCTGGAGGACCGGCGGCCATCGTCGATCGCCGGCCGCCTCAACCGCGTCGGGGAGGCCGCCGGCCACCTCCGGAACGCGGTGGAACCACCCTCCCGACTCGCCCCGGTCGAGGGCGCCGACGAGTCCGGCTGGGGCTTCCTCACCCGGCGGGTCCCCAACGACCTCGCCACGCGGCTGGTCGAGGACCGCCCCGAGGGCGTCTCGGTCAACGACGTCCTGCTCGCCGCGCTGCACCTCGCCATCGGCCGCTGGAACGCCGACCGGGGCGACCCCGCCGACAAGATCAGCCTGATGATGCCGGTGAACCTCCGGCCGGCGGAGTGGCGCTACGACGCGGTGGGGATGTACGCGCTGTTCGAGAGCGTCACGACGCGCGACGACGACAGGCGGGACCCGGACGCGACCGTCGAGCGCGTCGCCGAGCAGACGGCGGAGCTGAAGGAGCCCGACCGGGCGGCCGCGTTCCTCGAATCCCTGGAACTCATCCCGACCGGAACGCCGGTCGGCCTCAAGCAGCAGCTCCCGGCGTTCCTGCGCGGTCCCGGAGAGGGGTTGCTCGACACGGCGATGCTGTCGAACCTCGGGCGCGTCCCCGAACCGCTACCGGCCCTGGAGGGGACGGAACCGGGGTCGGTGTGGTTCTCGCCGCCGGCCTGGAGACCGACCCCGCTGGGCGTCGGCGTCGTCACCGTCGGTGAGACGATCCACCTGTGCTTCCGGTACGTCCGGTCGACCTTCGACGGGGAGGCCGCGGTCGCGTTCGCGGACCTGTACCTCGACCGGCTCGCGGCGGTCGCGTGACCGTCGAATTCGACGGAACGTCCGACCGTAGAGGGTCGACGTCACGCCGAACGCGTCGCTATCGGAGCGGAGAGATCGGTAGGAATACCCGCTTCAGAGGCGCTTGGCCTCGATCCGACCGTCGCTCGTCAGGGTGACCCGGCAGTCGAAGTACTCGAACGAGAGCGCGCCGTTGACGACGCGGCCCTCGCCGACCTCGGTGCCCCACAGCGACGAGAGGCTGTCGGGGTCGACGACCTCGCTGAGCTGCTCGTCGACGTCGCGCGGCTCGATGCCGTGACAGTCGGCGACGGCGCGGACCACGTCGTAACACACGCTGTCAGTCCGTTCGGTTCGATGAGTGACTGCCATGTACCAATCATGATGTTAGAGACACGTAAATACATTCTCCTGATTTCAGCCGGTAAACCACGTACGAGTCCGCTCCCCGGAGAACGCGACGGGGCGTCCCGTTCATTTATAAGCGAAGACGGTTCTTCGCTCCCGGCCGCCAGAGCGGGAGCCTTTTAGGAACCGGTCGCACACCGACGCGTATGACCGGTCCGGACATCCCCGAGTCCCACCCCCGCTACGAGTCGCTGCTGACGCGGCACCGCATCGAGGAGGGCGTCGACCTCGGCATCACCTCCCGGCAGGGCCTCATCGCGCAGGGCCGCGGCGAGGCCTTCGACTACCTGCTCGGCGAGGAGACGCTGCCGAGCGCCGACGAGGCCGAGCGCGTCGCGGCCGCCCACCTGCTCCGCGCCGACCACGCCGTCCTCTCGATCAACGGCAACGTCGCGGCGCTGGCGCCCGGCGAGATGGTCGAACTCGCCGCGGCGACCGGCGCCGACCTCGAGGTGAACCTGTTCAACCGGACCGAAGAGCGGATGGAGAAGATCGCCGCGCACCTCCGCGAGCACGGCGCCGAGGCGGTCAAGGGACTCACTGCCGACGGCCGCATCCCGGGGCTGGACCACGAGCGCGCGAAGGTGGACGCCGACGGCATCGGCAGCGCCGACGTCGTGCTCGTCCCCCTCGAGGACGGCGACCGGGCCGAGGCCCTCGCCGAGATGGGCAAGACCGAACTCGTGATCGACCTCAACCCGCTGTCGCGGTCGGCACAGACCGCGACCGTCCCCATCGTCGACAACCTGATCCGGGCGGTGCCGAACATCACGGCGCACGCCCGCGACCTGGCCGACGCGAGCGAGGAGGAACTGGCAGAAATCGTCGAGGGGTTCGACGCCGCGGCAGCGCTGGAGGACGCGGAGCGGGCGATCCGATCGATGGAGTGACCGGACGGACCGGTCCCGACAGACGGAACGGGGACGGAGCGAAGAGGATACGGGGCGAGCGGTGTCCGACTACGCTTCCTGGGGGCCGACAGAAGATCCGACGTTGGCGGTCTCCTCGGCCGGTTCGACGTCGACCGAGACGCCGTCCTTCGCGGAGACGACCGTGACGAGGTACTCCCGGTAGGTGAACTCGACCTGGCCCTGCTTCCGCCGTTCGTCGTACTGCGGGTCGAACATCGAGTCGAGGGCGTCGGGGTCGACGACATCGCCCAGCGGGACCTCGAACTCCAGGGGGTCGACGCCTTCCTGGTCGGCGATCGCCTCGATCACGAGCTCGCTCGTCCGGTTCTCCTCGGGGGTTGGGTCCGCGTGAGTCATTGGGGAATCCCATACGCTGCGGCCACATAAGTCCCGCGGATGTGCATCCTCGAAACCCTCGAAATAACCGCCTAGCGACCGAGAGAAAGCATTATCCGGTGATAGTAGAGAGATATTATTTACCGATACCATGAATATCACGTAACCCCAGGAAATCTCTGACACATCTCTGCCGGCCCGGCGGGCGCGCGCGCGCACCGCCGAGCGGCGGCGGTCGTCTTGCGGACGTCTGACGTAGTGTTTTGTGTGTCGGGCGGTAAGCCCCCGGCATGACGAGCCTCACGGAGGTCTACGAGGGAGGCAACGGGGCCGGCCTCCGGCGGCTGTACGTCGGCGTCGCGCTGTTCGCTGTCGGCGCGGCCCTCCTCATCGCCGGTCTGCTAGTCGCGTCGACCGACGTCGGGGCCCGGTTCGGCCTCGACCTGTACGACGCCCGCGAGGTGGCGGGCGTCCTCGGCGGGGTCGGGTTCCCGACGGTCCTCGTCGGGACGATGACGGTCCTGCCGCGGGCGTCGCGTCGCGTCCAGACGGCCGGCGTCGCCGGCGCCGCGATCTGTCTCGCCGGTGTCGTGATGTTCCGGCACTGGTACCCGGTCCACTGGATGGGCGGGTCGGGCAACACCACGATGACGCTGGTCGTCGCGGGCACGTACTTCGGCGGCGCCATCGTCTCGACGTGGTGTCTGTTCACCGCCGTCGCGAACTTCAAGGCGCGCAACGACCCCGGTGGCACCGTCAAGCTCGAGATCACGAAGGGCGGGGAGACGCGCGTCGTCGAGGTCTCGAACGACAACCTCCGCGGGCGGCTCGGCGGCATCGGCCTCCTCGGCGGGACGCCGGACGACCACGTCGAGACGCAGACGAACCGCGCCGGCGGGACCGGTGGCGGGTCGACGTCGTCGACACCGCGGTCCTCCGCCTCGAGTACGACCCGGAAACGCTCGACCCAATCCTCGAACCGCTCGGCCGCTGGCGGTCTCGGGTCCCCCAGCCCCGGCGTCACCGACGGCGGCGCGGCCAGCGACGACGGCATCCGCGAGCCCACGGGCACCGACGACGGCATCCGCGAGCCCACGGGCACCGACGACGCCGAACTCCTGGACGAGAAGCCCACCTCCGTCGGCGACACCTACTGCGGCAACTGCGCGCACTTCCGGTACGTCCGCACCGACGACGGGATGGTCCCCTACTGCGGCTTCCACAGCGAGGCCATGGACGACATGGACGCCTGCCAGGAGTGGACCCCTAACAACTGACGACGCCGTCCTCTGGGCCTGCAATTGCAGGCTCCGCCTCCTTCCGACGACCGCCCGTCTAGGTTCCATGCCGATCCGACCGCCGACTGCGGACGCCCTCCAGGAACTCGGCGACGACCTCTACCTCGACCTCACCGACGAGGAACTCGCCATCTACGAGGAGCTGGCCGAAGACCGGATCGAGTCCTTCGAGACGGTCCTGTCCTACGACCCTGAGTCGCGGCTCGGCGGGACCGAGCCACGCGAGCGGAGCGCCGGCGCCCGCGTGCCGGACGAGGCCGACCCCTACAACGCCTGGGTCTCCGACTGCCACGTCGAGGGCGACCCGGGCGGCGACCTCGACGGCTGGCGCGTCGGCATGAAGGACAACGTCTGCGTCGCCGGCGTCGAGATGACCTGCGGCTCCCAGGTCGTCGAGGGGTACGTCCCCGACCGTGACGCCACCGTCGTGACCCGCGTGCTCGAGGCCGGCGCCGACGTCGTCGGGAAGACGAACATGGACGACATGGCGATGACGACGACGGGCCACAGCGCCTTCGGCCCGATCCTGAACCCTCACGACGAGGGGCACCTGGCGGGCGGCTCCAGCGGCGGCAGCGCCGTCGCCGTCGCGACCGGGGACGTCGACGCCGCCATTGGCTCCGACCAGGGCGGCAGCGTCCGCATCCCGGCCGCGTTCTGCGGCGTCGTCGGCCACAAGCCGACCTACGGGCTGGTCCCCTACACCGGCTGTATCGGCATCGAACACGTCATCGACCACCCGGGGCCAATCGGCCCCGACGTCGAGAGTGTCGCCAGGGTCCTCTCGGCGATCGCCGGCAGCAACGAGCGGGCCATCAGGGACCACGCGCCGGTCCCCGTCGAGCGGTACGAGGACGCCCTGGACGGCGACGTCGACGGCCTCACGGTCGGCGTCCTCGACGAGGGGTTCGACCGCGACGGCGCCGAAGCCCCCGTCGTGGAGCGGGCGAGCGCGGCCGTCGACGAACTCGCCGACGCCGGCGCGACCGTGGAGTCGGTCTCGGAGCCGATGCACCTCGACGCCGACGACATCCACTCGGTCGCCTCCTCCGAGGGGATGCTCGACGCGATGCTGGGCGAGGGGCTCGGCCACGGCTGGAAGGCGTGGTACAACACCTCCTGGATCGAGTCCTTCGGGAAGTTCCGCCGCGCCCAGAGCGACGACTTCCCCGCCGCCCTGAAATTGCCGCTGCTCGTCGGCGCCTACACCAACCAGCGGTACCACTCGCGGTACTACGCCCGTGCGATGAACCTCACGGTGGAGATGACCGAACGCTACGACGCGCTCCTCGACGAGGTCGACCTGCTGGCGATGCCGACGACGGTGACCCGGCCGCCGGAGCGCGACCCCGACCGCGACCAGTACGACTGGCTCCGGGCGGAGCCGGTCGTCGACAACACCACGCCCTTCAACCGCACCGGCCACCCCGCGGTCAGCGTCCCCGCCGGTCGCGTGGACGGACTGCCCGTGGGACTGATGCTCGTCGGCGAGCGGTTCGACGACGCGACGGTGCTGAACGCCGCTTCCGTGCTGGAGTCCGCTCTCGCGTCGTAGCCCTACTCGAGGACGCGTCGCATCCGGTCCCAGTGGCTGCCCCGCCAGAAGACCTGCCCGCAGTCGCGACAGCGCCAGCAGTCCGTCTCCGCGGGGCCGGGGGCGTACTCGGGTGTCGATTCCCTCCCGGGGACCGGTTCGAGTCGCCCGTTGCATCGCCCGCAGCGCACGGGCCGGTCGGCGACCTCGAGTTCGACCCCGGCCTCGCGGAGTTCGGTCAGTTGCGCTTCGACCGCCCGCTCGGTGAGCAGGACCGATCGGTCGGCCCTGCCCGCCAACTGTACGTCGCGCGTCACGAGAATCCGATCCTCCTCGCCCGCTATCTCGAACAACCGGTCGTCGGCCTCGACGCCGAGGTCGCCGGCGTAGGCCGCGTCGTACCCGCAGAGCCGGAGGTAGACCGGGAGTTTGCCGAGCATGACGTCGAGGAGGAGCCGGTGCTCGTCTGGTCGGATAGAATCGACGCCATCCTTCTCGTCGTCGTGCTCGTCCACGCCTCACTCACCCCGGAGCGGAGAGGGCGCTCGCCGTCCAGTTCCGCCGACGGGCGTCAAGGAGCCGACGGGCATCAGAGCCCGAGGAACGACCCGAGGCCGTCGGCGTCGCGGCAGTTGAGCACGTCCTCGGGCTCGGCCCAGCCGCGGCGAGCGGTGTGGACGCCGTACCGGATAAGCTCGTAGGACGCCGGGCGGTGGGCGTCGGTGTTGATGCTGATGGTCGCGCCGGCATCGACGGCGACCTTGACGTAGGAGGAGCGGAGGTCCAGGCGGTTCGGGTTCGCGTTGATCTCCAGGGCCGTCTCGTGCTCGGCGGCCGCGTCGACGACGCGCTGGATGTCGATATCGTGACCGGGACGCTGGTTCAGCATCCGGCCGGTCGGGTGGCCGACGACGTCGACCTCGGGGTGTTCGATGGCGGCGACGATGCGGTCGGTGCCGTCGCCCTCGAGGCCGCTGTGCGGCGAGGCGACGACGCAATCGAGTTCGGCGAGGACGTCGTCGCCGACGCTGATCTCGCCCTCGGTGCCGATGTTCGCCTCGACGCCCGCGAACACGTCGACCGGCGCGTCGTCGGCGACCTCGCGGACCTCGGCGATCTGCTCGCGGAGTTCCTCGTCCTCGAGACCGACGCCGCCGACCATCCCGGGACCGGTGGCGTGGTCGGCGACAGAAATGTAGTCGTGGCCGAACTCGGCGGCCGCCTCGGCCATCCGCTCGATCGTCGTCTCGCCGTCGGACCACCGCGTGTGGAGGTGGAGGTCGCCGCGGACGTCGTCGGCGGTGAGGAGGTCCGGGAGCGCGGCTTCGCCCTCGACGGCGGCCTCGACCTCCCCGCGGTTCTCCCGGAGTTCCGGCGGCGTCCAGGCCATCCCGATGGCCCCGTAGACGTCCGCCTCGGTCTCGCCGGCGATGCGCTCGCCGACCCGCTGGCCGGCATCGGGGTCCTCGACCTCGCTCACGTCGAAGACGCCGTACTCGTTGACCTTCAGACCCTGCTCGATGGCGCGGTTCCGCATCTTCACGTTGTGGTCCTTGCTGCCGGTGAAGTACTGGAGGGCGGCGCCGAACTCCGCCGGGACGACCACCCGGAGGTCG includes:
- a CDS encoding cation:proton antiporter subunit C — its product is MMEVPVLQVDFLATRYAYATFAVLFATGLYMMVASPNLVKKVIGLNLFQSAIFLFFISMAYVAGAEVPVVPSAGGAVGEYVSPLPHVIVLTAIVVGVSLTAVALALIVRIYSEYGTLDEHTIREVADE
- a CDS encoding MnhB domain-containing protein translates to MSQPDTDAPYTESEIIMTTVRFVTPFVLTYGLFMTFHGADSPGGGFQGGALVGVVVLLLAFAFGARPTREWIGNGLVTGLAAGGVLVFAGVGLAALRLGGNFLEYDRFVPLLGADGTKYGMEAIEIGGVSAIVAGVIMGLFFLTAAGYAGGENR
- a CDS encoding DUF4040 domain-containing protein produces the protein MSAVGYALAAFVVATALATAALRDTLAAIVVFAAYSLGMALFYTLLLAPDVAITEAAIGAGVTTVLLLVTMAKTTRPATDRVLERVDWPAAFVCAGLAGVMLYTVGAMPVENFAGGLTPVTGNPEVTGHYLAESYHETHVHNTVTAVLAAYRGFDTFGEAVVVFAAGVAVLVVLQREEFI
- the mnhG gene encoding monovalent cation/H(+) antiporter subunit G, whose protein sequence is MNVQEVAVVALLAGGVFFTFVSAVGVLRLPDVYARAHTASQTDTLGAGLVVAAVVVAYGFETEVIKALLLLVFIFVTNPTAAHAVARAAYAEGVEPWTEGDERR
- a CDS encoding cation:proton antiporter, with the translated sequence MLTEAFLATATALAVLAILVLYRAVKGPTTQDRVIAVNVLGTNTVVILAVLAVALDSQSFLDIALVYALLNFVMAVAISKFTVKRGDVI
- a CDS encoding monovalent cation/H+ antiporter subunit E; the encoded protein is MLVPVGESVSLRNTVAYAVETAIEGDDPAVHFVAPVAWDEYDGVSDPAREETEDLLERVDVWAREDAGDADLSVETAVIGADEYLFSPDDYARVIAEYADAHGLERVVVDPEYSPGGNVPLLRPMEVDLARRGLAVEEAPVETPVRAPRLERAGGALQFGALFGLSFLFYQLLGGFTILTGEAYDFYYELITGGFAAAVVAGALHRITLARRPGVRRWFGIAARLLLFVPYLLYEIVVANLQVTYIILHPKLPIEPRMTRVRAVVWGSSPITTLANSITLTPGTLTVKTEGQDLYVHSLFAGAREGLFDGGLERATRFLFYGRGSLPVASPEERDDAEVLQEGED
- a CDS encoding pantoate kinase; the protein is MTESARAFVPGHVTGFFSAHPDDDPTKAGSRGAGVALSDGVTVRVEPGDGLELDGESVAVEPVDRVLEALRVDARVVAETEVPVGAGFGVSGALALGTALAANEVFDRGLSENELVTVAHGAEVQSGTGLGDVVGQARGGFPVRLDPGAPAYGTMDGVPAAGQVEYLSFGELSTEEVITGDTEQLTLAGKQSLSTLVADPTLETFMQASRRFAREADLLTPRLREAIQDVADAGGEASMAMLGETVFALGTGLSDAGYDADRCDVHLAGGHLR
- a CDS encoding HalOD1 output domain-containing protein — translated: MAVTHRTERTDSVCYDVVRAVADCHGIEPRDVDEQLSEVVDPDSLSSLWGTEVGEGRVVNGALSFEYFDCRVTLTSDGRIEAKRL
- a CDS encoding 4-phosphopantoate--beta-alanine ligase; the encoded protein is MTGPDIPESHPRYESLLTRHRIEEGVDLGITSRQGLIAQGRGEAFDYLLGEETLPSADEAERVAAAHLLRADHAVLSINGNVAALAPGEMVELAAATGADLEVNLFNRTEERMEKIAAHLREHGAEAVKGLTADGRIPGLDHERAKVDADGIGSADVVLVPLEDGDRAEALAEMGKTELVIDLNPLSRSAQTATVPIVDNLIRAVPNITAHARDLADASEEELAEIVEGFDAAAALEDAERAIRSME
- a CDS encoding HalOD1 output domain-containing protein — its product is MTHADPTPEENRTSELVIEAIADQEGVDPLEFEVPLGDVVDPDALDSMFDPQYDERRKQGQVEFTYREYLVTVVSAKDGVSVDVEPAEETANVGSSVGPQEA
- a CDS encoding DUF7139 domain-containing protein, which encodes MTSLTEVYEGGNGAGLRRLYVGVALFAVGAALLIAGLLVASTDVGARFGLDLYDAREVAGVLGGVGFPTVLVGTMTVLPRASRRVQTAGVAGAAICLAGVVMFRHWYPVHWMGGSGNTTMTLVVAGTYFGGAIVSTWCLFTAVANFKARNDPGGTVKLEITKGGETRVVEVSNDNLRGRLGGIGLLGGTPDDHVETQTNRAGGTGGGSTSSTPRSSASSTTRKRSTQSSNRSAAGGLGSPSPGVTDGGAASDDGIREPTGTDDGIREPTGTDDAELLDEKPTSVGDTYCGNCAHFRYVRTDDGMVPYCGFHSEAMDDMDACQEWTPNN
- a CDS encoding amidase; this encodes MPIRPPTADALQELGDDLYLDLTDEELAIYEELAEDRIESFETVLSYDPESRLGGTEPRERSAGARVPDEADPYNAWVSDCHVEGDPGGDLDGWRVGMKDNVCVAGVEMTCGSQVVEGYVPDRDATVVTRVLEAGADVVGKTNMDDMAMTTTGHSAFGPILNPHDEGHLAGGSSGGSAVAVATGDVDAAIGSDQGGSVRIPAAFCGVVGHKPTYGLVPYTGCIGIEHVIDHPGPIGPDVESVARVLSAIAGSNERAIRDHAPVPVERYEDALDGDVDGLTVGVLDEGFDRDGAEAPVVERASAAVDELADAGATVESVSEPMHLDADDIHSVASSEGMLDAMLGEGLGHGWKAWYNTSWIESFGKFRRAQSDDFPAALKLPLLVGAYTNQRYHSRYYARAMNLTVEMTERYDALLDEVDLLAMPTTVTRPPERDPDRDQYDWLRAEPVVDNTTPFNRTGHPAVSVPAGRVDGLPVGLMLVGERFDDATVLNAASVLESALAS
- a CDS encoding Mut7-C RNAse domain-containing protein — its product is MLGKLPVYLRLCGYDAAYAGDLGVEADDRLFEIAGEEDRILVTRDVQLAGRADRSVLLTERAVEAQLTELREAGVELEVADRPVRCGRCNGRLEPVPGRESTPEYAPGPAETDCWRCRDCGQVFWRGSHWDRMRRVLE